In the genome of Dermacentor silvarum isolate Dsil-2018 chromosome 1, BIME_Dsil_1.4, whole genome shotgun sequence, one region contains:
- the LOC119434183 gene encoding U-scoloptoxin(01)-Er1a — protein MKQYLALAFALAAVAVALPRSKRAAYELPDGVEFLVGSVKTSFTCPAKNGYYADVDNACQIFHVCNVVPKDDGSTEVQQYSFLCGNQTVFNQFSLTCSLPEDAVPCGSSADFFYLNDRIGQEKVNLHDDADLQRAVQVIPRYQQAPFKA, from the exons ATGAAGCAGTACCTTGCCCTAG CCTTCGCCCTTGCTGCCGTTGCTGTTGCGCTACCAAGG TCCAAACGGGCAGCCTACGAGCTTCCGGACGGCGTTGAGTTCCTCGTCGGATCCGTGAAGACCTCCTTTACCTGCCCCGCCAAGAACGGTTACTACGCGGACGTGGACAACGCCTGCCAGATCTTCCACGTGTGCAATGTCGTGCCCAAGGACGACGGCAGCACGGAGGTGCAACAGTACAGCTTCCTGTGCGGCAACCAGACGGTGTTCAACCAGTTCTCGCTGACATGCTCGCTGCCCGAAGACGCCGTCCCATGCGGCAGCTCGGCCGACTTCTTCTACCTCAATGACAGGATCGGCCAGGAAAAGGTGAACCTGCACGACGACGCCGACCTGCAGCGTGCTGTCCAGGTTATCCCACGGTACCAGCAGGCACCATTCAAGGCTTGA